The following proteins come from a genomic window of Hypanus sabinus isolate sHypSab1 chromosome 9, sHypSab1.hap1, whole genome shotgun sequence:
- the LOC132399490 gene encoding zinc finger protein 135-like: MGYLAGLGKPALTNWRGYSKTFQSLIAAVGCSLLLQEGNSHTSAQEEQGGTDRRMSGTALSECKLDSCQLDHTLGEPQAALECDPDPTRESAPPGSEPGPYCCLECGLSFHQHSDLQQHGRAHGDGGPFPCPVCGRRFSRPSAMLAHGRIHTAERPYHCPHCAKAFKSSSNLAKHRRIHGTERRFECERCARRFLHPHHLAAHRRTHARPPPPPPPCGLCGLQLPSSILLTRHLRSHAGQKLCKCSACGQAFFDCRQLEEHQRRDCRGIVPGEGEDPGTSGPVYECGECGRAFKLARFLESHQRRHAGPWPHRCAECGKAFKQYSSLSKHRALHSGTEPYRCSVCARAFRLAHNLAVHERTHTAERPYRCPVCAAGFRQRSTLVKHQRTHTGERPYACPLCGKAFRQSSALAVHRRTHSAERPYRCPQCGKGFKSASNLLGHRRIHLR, encoded by the exons ATGGGGTACCTGGCAGGGCTTGGAAAACCTGCGCTAACCAACTGGCGGGGTTATTCAAAGacatttcaatctctcattgctgcagTCGGCTGTTCGCTCCTGCTTCAGGAGGGCAacagtcataccagtgcccaagaagagcagg GAGGTACAGACAGACGGATGTCTGGTACTGCCCTGTCGGAGTGTAAACTGGACTCCTGCCAGCTGGACCATACCCTCGGCGAACCCCAGGCTGCGCTGGAATGTGACCCGGACCCAACTCGGGAGTCAGCGCCGCCCGGGTCAGAGCCAGGCCCGTACTGCTGCCTCGAGTGCGGCCTCTCGTTCCACCAGCACAGTGACCTTCAGCAGCACGGCCGGGCGCATGGTGATGGGGGGCCGTTCCCGTGCCCGGTATGTGGCCGCCGCTTCTCCCGTCCCTCTGCCATGCTGGCCCATGGGCGTATCCACACCGCCGAGCGGCCCTACCACTGCCCGCACTGCGCCAAGGCTTTCAAGAGCTCCTCCAATCTGGCCAAGCACCGGCGCATCCACGGCACCGAGCGCCGCTTTGAGTGCGAGCGCTGTGCCCGCCGCTTCCTGCACCCTCACCACCTGGCTGCGCACCGGCGCACGCACGCACGCCCCCCTCCGCCACCCCCGCCCTGCGGCCTGTGTGGCCTGCAGCTGCCCAGCTCCATTCTGCTGACACGCCACCTGCGTTCGCATGCCGGACAGAAGCTGTGCAAGTGCAGCGCCTGCGGCCAGGCCTTCTTTGACTGCCGCCAACTGGAGGAACACCAGCGCCGGGACTGCAGGGGCatagtgccgggggagggggaagaccCGGGCACCAGCGGGCCTGTGTACGAGTGCGGTGAGTGCGGCCGCGCCTTTAAGCTGGCCCGCTTCCTGGAGTCGCACCAGCGCCGGCACGCCGGGCCCTGGCCCCACCGCTGCGCCGAGTGCGGCAAGGCCTTCAAACAATACTCCTCACTGTCTAAGCACCGGGCGCTGCACTCGGGCACCGAGCCCTATCGCTGCTCCGTCTGCGCCCGTGCCTTCCGACTGGCGCACAACCTGGCCGTGCATGAGCGCACGCACACCGCTGAGCGGCCCTACCGCTGCCCGGTGTGCGCGGCTGGCTTCCGCCAGCGTTCCACCCTGGTTAAGCACCAGCGCACGCACACCGGCGAGCGGCCCTATGCCTGTCCGCTCTGCGGCAAGGCCTTCCGGCAGTCCTCGGCGCTTGCTGTACACCGGCGTACGCACTCGGCCGAGCGGCCTTACCGCTGCCCGCAGTGCGGGAAGGGCTTCAAGAGTGCCTCTAACCTGCTGGGTCACCGGCGTATCCACCTTCGCTGA